A genome region from Taeniopygia guttata chromosome 5, bTaeGut7.mat, whole genome shotgun sequence includes the following:
- the ZNF770 gene encoding zinc finger protein 770 gives MLKTQHCVTAVKIPKKKPYICDMCYKQFETPSKLARHYLIHTGQKPFECHVCNKTFRQLVHLERHQLTHNLPFKCIVCYRNFKNVITFLKHQQLHNENYNNDTKQTENYVNSEQGRVTCGIFHCSVCWKPFTTEERWMLHQCLKSDHLHGARRRKKKAHTCESCNKTFPSRSKLERHFLIHTGQKPFKCSSCGKSFRQSTHLKIHQLTHTEERPFQCCFCQKGFKIQSKLMKHKQLHAKNKTFPNTVCKAKTLKYPRPHNALEGKWDSFENADTHKSQENDPHDVHSIYIVPFQCPACEQSFETEHVLKLHKCCHSKDSRSSNNGTTARRHTVNRKNKTLMKLKHTGGKATDFSLTDRKKIKSGHVGSSDLVTARDQHMSTKPSKDRWSRREVHKSVCNRMKRAFPVPLSWQEYPQPPDLGSNLKGVLPGESMLNVGDSLDNKDDAFYGSSNDSFFDNPEVLDCAFSSSAKNIHNRHKVCKCDRCEKIFPSSSKLQRHYLIHTGQKPFGCNVCGKAFRQSAHLKRHQLTHTEKRARKSPVCQVEFVNLNKLFNHQGERTEFMSSQPVSYSGYSQAPSQPSGFQEFELIQSNQAAEIKVEIESGDFVPDTSSRNPQPYLCSKLLETEQSCYSYWHDFSEGSEKSEAVNKLYQCSICFKTFTSPSKLERHHLMHAGQKPFECLVCGKKFRQAPHLKRHHLIHFKESLKLSSTEEQAETVLVLSKQDSVL, from the coding sequence atgttaaaaactcAGCATTGTGTAACAGCTGTCAAGATACCCAAGAAAAAGCCATATATTTGTGACATGTGCTATAAACAGTTTGAAACCCCATCAAAATTAGCTAGGCATTATCTCATACATACTGGTCAAAAGCCATTTGAATGTCATGTCTGCAATAAAACATTCAGGCAGCTAGTCCACCTGGAGAGGCATCAGTTAACCCATAATCTACCTTTTAAGTGTATTGTTTGTTATAGAAACTTCAAAAATGTAATCACTTTCTTAAAGCATCAGCAGcttcataatgaaaattacaataatgatacaaagcaaacagaaaactaTGTGAATTCTGAGCAAGGCAGGGTCACTTGTGGCATATTtcattgttctgtgtgctggaAACCCTTTACAACTGAAGAGAGGTGGATGCTGCATCAGTGTCTCAAGTCAGATCATCTACATGGTgccagaagaagaaagaagaaagctcACACTTGTGAATCATGTAACAAGACATTTCCATCAAGATCCAAGCTAGAAAGACACTTCCTTATTCACACTGGCCAGAAACCTTTTAAGTGTTCTTCATGTGGCAAATCTTTCAGACAGTCAACACACTTGAAAATTCATCagctcacacacacagaagaaaggccttttcagtgctgtttttgTCAGAAGGGATTTAAAATACAGAGCAAACTCATGAAGCATAAACAGCTCCATGCCAAAAATAAGACTTTTCCCAATACTGTATGCAAAGCAAAGACTCTTAAATATCCCAGACCACACAACGCGTTGGAAGGAAAATGGGATAGCTTTGAGAATGCTGATACACACAAGTCACAGGAGAATGACCCACATGATGTTCACTCAATTTATATTGTACCCTTTCAGTGCCCAGCATGTGAGCAGAGTTTTGAAACAGAGCATGTTCTAAAGTTGCACAAATGTTGTCATTCAAAAGACAGCCGAAGTTCAAATAATGGTACAACAGCACGCAGACACACAGtcaacaggaaaaataagacCTTGATGAAACTGAAGCATACTGGAGGAAAGGCAACAGATTTTTCTCtgactgacagaaaaaaaataaaatcaggtcATGTTGGAAGTTCTGACCTGGTTACAGCTAGAGATCAGCACATGTCCACTAAACCTTCCAAGGACCGCTGGAGCAGGCGTGAGGTGCACAAGTCAGTTTGTAATCGGATGAAAAGAGCGTTTCCTGTGCCATTATCTTGGCAAGAGTACCCACAACCTCCTGACTTGGGCAGTAATTTAAAAGGTGTGCTTCCTGGTGAAAGCATGTTAAATGTTGGTGATTCACTGGATAATAAAGATGATGCTTTTTATGGTTCATCAAATGATAGTTTTTTTGATAATCCAGAAGTACTTGACTGtgctttttcatcttctgctaAAAATATACATAACAGACACAAAGTGTGTAAATGTGACAGATGTGAAAAAATTTTTCCATCTTCATCCAAACTTCAAAGACATTATCTTATACACACAGGACAAAAGCCCTTTGGCTGTAATGTTTGTGGAAAGGCATTTAGACAGTCAGCTCACTTAAAAAGACATCAGCTCACCCATACTGAAAAGAGAGCCCGTAAAAGCCCCGTTTGCCAGGTAGAATTTGTAAACCTGAACAAACTTTTCAATCACCAGGGAGAGCGCACTGAATTTATGTCGTCTCAGCCTGTGAGTTATTCAGGTTATTCTCAAGCACCTTCACAGCCATCTGGCTTTCAAGAATTCGAGCTGATTCAGTCAAACCAAGCAGCTGAAATCAAAGTTGAAATTGAGTCAGGGGATTTTGTTCCTGACACCAGCAGTAGAAACCCCCAGCCGTATTTGTGCAGTAAATTGTTGGAAACAGAGCAAAGCTGTTACAGCTATTGGCATGATTTTTCTGAAGGTAGTGAAAAAAGTGAAGCTGTTAACAAATTATATCAATGCAGTATCTGCTTTAAAACTTTTACATCTCCTTCTAAGCTTGAAAGGCATCACCTAATGCATGCTGGACAGAAGCCATTTGAATGTTTagtttgtggaaaaaaattcagacagGCCCCACATTTGAAAAGACACCACCTTATTCACTTTAAAGAGAGCTTAAAGCTTAGTTCCACTGAGGAACAAGCAGAGACTGTATTAGTTTTATCTAAACAGGATAGTGTCCTatga